In Terriglobia bacterium, the genomic window TGACTACACGTGCGGACGAGATGGCGGGCATCGCCGATACCGTCCACAATATCAATACCGAGGAGCATCGATGGCTCAGCTATCTCGCGGCTGAAGCCGAAGGGAAATGCGCCCGGGCCGGGCTTGCCGCTTCATCCGTGGTGATTGACGGGCATCCCAAAGACACGCTAGTCCATGAAGCGCAGCTTTGGAACGCGGACACCGTTTTCCTCGGTGCGCGCGGCCTCGGACTGGTGGAGCGCCTTTTTCTTGGCAGTGTTTCAACCTCGGTTGCCGCTCACGCACCGTGCACGGTCGAGTTGGTCAGATAACCAATGATGAATGACGGAAAGACCGAAGAGGCGGAACGCTCTCTCAACGGGCAGGAGCTGCAAGGCCGGCGTGTGCAGGTCGCGCGCATCCTGGCGCGCACGGCCTGACAGGCTTCAGGGCCTTTCGTAGTACACGCTATCGACGGGCAGTTTCTCCGTTCGATAGTCCTGCTGTTTGAATGGATAGGAAGGCCGCGGTTTGGAATTGATGAACGCAGCGACTTGCTGTGCTTCTTCATCCGACAGCTTCCCTGGATCGAGATAGGGCATCGAATATCGAATGATGCCCGCCAGCGTATAAACGCGCGCCGCGCCGGCCCCGTCGTTCCAGGAGTCCGGCCCCCACAGGGGCCCGGCTTTCTTGTCGCCGATGGCGACGCCCTGGCCGTTTTCACCGTGACAATTCGTGCAGTGTTCCATAAAGAGCGCTTCGCCCCTATGTATATCCAGCTTTGCGACGGGGATCAGGTGCGATGAGGCAATTGTGTTTTGACCACGCCATGCCGGGTTCTTTCCGATTTCGAAACCGCGTGCCAGCCAGGTTAAATAGGCCTGGACCGCCAGGACTTCCTTCGACGTGGTCGCGGGCAGCTTTTCCTGGCTCGCGCCGGTCGCATTCTCGCTTCGGACAAAGCAGTCAACGATGCGATCGCCGAGACTGTACAAGCGGCCGGACCGTTTGTTGTACTCCGGAAACATGCCGGCCACTCCCACCAGAGGAAGGGACCGCTCTCTCTGACCTCCATTGAGATGACAGTTATTGCATGACATCTTGCCGGGGGCGAACTGCGGCGCCTCTTGTGGTGTATTCGTAAAGATGCGGAATCCCCAACGGATCTCATTCGAAAGTGTCGATTTATCGAGCGAAGGATCCGTGAGGGGGTTCCTGGGAAAATACCATGCCGTCACCATCGTTGTTTTCGATGACACGATCGGTCCGCTCAACTTGTACGGCGAGGGTGGCGAAGGGGGCGCATCTGCAACATGTGAACAGGCGGCAAACGCCAGACAGAGCGTGATGAGTGCACAGGCGCGGGTCATGAGCACGCATTATATATGTATCAGGCCGCGCTTCTGCCTGCCTGTAAACGCGGTCTGTGACCGCGCATCCTACGGAACAAGGACAGCTGCGCCGCGCAGCTGCCCTGAACGTAGACGCTGGAGCGCTTCGTTGGCTTCGCTGAGCGGGAAGACCTCAATATGCGTACGCACGGGGACTTTCGGCGCGATGGCCATGAATTCATCGGCGTCTTTTCGAGTCAGGTTCGCAACCGAACAAACCTGCCGCTCTCCCCACAACAGCTCGTACGGAAACTGAGGAATATCGCTCATATGAATGCCGCCGCAGACGACGATTCCGCCTTTGCGGACGGCGCGTAATGCCTGAGGTACGAGGCTGCCGGCCGGCGCGAAGATGATCGCGGCATCGAGATGGTCCGGCGGCAGCTCTAACGAGCTTCCGGTCCAGGTCGCGCCGAGCGACCGGGCGAATTCCTGGCCATCGCTATCGCCTTCGCGTGTGAATGCGTAAACCTCGCGGCTCTGGTATACCGCAACCTGCGCGACCAGCTGGGCCGCCGCGCCAAAGCCGTAGAGGCCCAGGCGGCGGGCGTCGCCCGTTTTGATGAACGACCGGTAACCGATCAGCCCCGCGCACAGCAGTGGAGCCGCTTCGGTGTCCGAATAGAGCTCCGGTATCGGGACGCAAAATCGTTCGTCGGCTGTCGTGAACTCGGCGTAGCCGCCGTCGCGTGTATAGCCGGTGAATTGCGGTTGATCGCAGAGATTCTCCATGCCGGCTTTGCAAAACGGACAGACGCCGCAGGTTCGGGCCAGCCACGGAATTCCGACGCGCTCGCCGAGTTGGAATCGCGACGCCTGCGGTCCCGTGGCAAGAACCCGGCCGACAATTTCATGCCCCGGGATGATCGGAAGCTTCGGATTCGGCAGTTCGCCGTCGACCTCGTGAAGATCGGTCCGGCAGACCGCGCATGCTTCGACGCGGACCACGACTTCGCCCTTGGATGGTAAGGGGTCCGGCATGCGCCTCTCATCAAGCGGGGTTTTCGTCTGCGAAAGAACCATTGCGCGCATTGTTTAGCTACATTATCTGTCGGGATCGGGAACGGAACACAAAAAGCACAAAAAGGACACAAAAGGCACAGGAATCGGGGTTCGCAAAGCCCTTGCAGATCGGCTAGGCCTTTGCTTCAGCCTATCGGTATCGTAAAATAAAGCGTTTGGGTCTGTGTTCGATGCCGAGGTAGCTCAGTTGGTAGAGCACTGGATTGTGGATCCATAGGTCAAGGGTTCGAGCCCCTTCCTCGGTATTTCGCCCCGCGGTCCTCCGCGGGTTCCGCATTTTTGAGGGAAATATCCATGGACCTGATCCAACCCCGGCTGTCACGGGGGCTCCGGGATTTATTGCCGGAAGACACGCTGGCCCGTCAGGCCATGATCGATGTGGTTAAAGGGGTTTACGAACTTTACGGATTCGTACCCCTGACCACGCCCGCGATCGAATATCTCGACGTGCTCTCCGGTTCCGGCGGGAAAGAGATCCAGGAATCCATCTTCGTGGTCCGGAATCCCGAAGAAGAGGATCTCGGGTTGAGGTTCGATCACACCGTTCCTCTCGCGCGCGTCATCGCCCAGTACAAGGATCTGCCCAAACCATTCCGTAGATACACGGTCGGGCCTGTGTGGCGGGCGGACAAACCAGGGCCAGGCCGATTTCGGGAGTTCCTTCAATTCGACCTCGACGCCGTCGGCGTCCAGTCGGAGATGGCCGACGCGGAGATTATCGGTGGTATCTGCGACAGCCTGGAAGCGCTGAAAGTTTCCAACTATCAGGTTCGGTTTTCCAGCCGCCGTGTTCTGAACCTGCTGTTGACGTATGCTTCCATCACACCGGAACGCGCCGCGGATGTGTTTCGCGTCATCGATAAACTGGAAAAAATCGGCATTGCGAAGGTTCGCCTGGAACTGACAACGGGGTACACGGACGAATCCGGCGACAAAATCGCGGGCCTTGCTCTTTCCGATTCCCAGGTGCAGCAGATCGAACAGTTTCTCCAGATCCGCTCTGCCAGCAGAGCCGAAGTCATCAAACAACTGCACGACAGCTTTGGCGTCATACCCGGAGCCGGTCCGGAGATCGCGGTCCTCGAAAAAATGTCGCACTATCTGGACGTCGCGGGATACCACGACGACCGGGTGGTTATTGATTTGACGATTGCCAGGGGCCTGGCCTATTACAACGGGCCTGTTTTCGAGACGATTCTGCTGGACGCGCCACAGTTCGGATCGGTCTTCAGCGGGGGACGCTATGACGATCTGGTCATGCGCTTCCTCGGCGAACGCGTTCCAGCCACGGGCGCATCGATGGGAGTCGATCGCCTGCTTGCCGCGCTGCGGTTCCTCGACAAAGTCAAGCTTCGCAAGTCGACGGCAAAAGTCCTCGTGACGACGTTTGATCCGGCGATGAATGACGATTACGTCGCGATGACTTACGAACTCCGCCGCGCCGGAATTCAGACCGAAATGTATTTCGGAACAGATCGCGCCGGAAAGCAGATCAAGTTCGCCGACAAGCTGGAAATTCCGGTGGTGCTTCTCTACGGACCGGATGAAAAGGCGAAAAATGTCGTCACGATCAAGGACATGTCGATTGGCCGCGCGCGAGCGCAGCAACTGACAGGCAGCCGGGATCAATGGCTACAGGAGCGCCCCGGGCAGTTCGAAGTGCCTCGCGAGAACCTGGCTGCCGCCGTCAAAGAACTGCTGTCGAAGATCGGAATCTGACCCGATGTAGTCGCGGGCTTCAGCCCGCGTTCCACAAGCGGCTGATCACTCCGAAAGACGCGCCAACCGCCGCTGCTCCCTCCCATAGTGGACATAATCCGAAACCATCGATGCAAGCCGCGCTGAGGCTGCGGCATTGGCTTCGATGTAATCCTCGTATTCACCGTTACTTCGATTCTTCGGGTTGTCATTGAAAAGCTCAATCGCGCCGGTTGTATTTGAAGCCAATTCATTCAGCACCGGAGTTATCCGGTCAATGGCCGCCTGTTGCCAGGGTGCGGCGGAACCGCGGGCTTCATCGAGTTTCATGACCTGGCGCACGAGAGTATTGACGTCGTCTTTCATCTTGATGAGTTGCTCGGTATGGCTTTGAAAGCTCATCGGGACGGCCGTCCAGTTGAACGTCTCCATTTCCGAAGCATCTCTATTCAATTGAAAAGCCTGGTGCTTGGCCTCCAGGAGCAACTTGAAAATGTGCGGCGAGTCTTGTGCGGCCGCCAACGCGGGAAAGATGACCGAGGCCGCCAATGCGATTATGAATGATCCCATCCAGGTTCGATGTCTGCGCATAACTTACTCCTATAAATGATTTGACGTCCCGGAGATGGGATGCGCTCGCGATCGGAGATCTCTAAGCGCGGGGCGGGCGTGTGGTTTTTACGCGTCCGTCCCGGTGCACTGAGAGCATATAGAGTATTCTTACACCGATGACCACACATGAATCCCGCTTCCGAATCCGGCCCTCAAAGAAAGCGCGCCTGTCTAAATTCGATCCGGCCGATACCAGACTGATGCCGGACAAAGCGCTTGCCGAGACCGAGATCGCAAAAGACATCCTCAAGCTGGAGGAATTGCAGCAACGTCTTTATGCGGAGCATCAGCGGTCTCTCCTCGTCATTCTTCAGGGAATGGATGCCGGCGGCAAAGACGGCACGATCAAACACGTCATGAGCGGCCTCAACCCGCAGGCATGCGTGGTTGCCAGCTTCAAAGTTCCGGCCGGCGAGGAACTGGAGCACGACTATCTCTGGCGCATCGAGCGGACGATGCCGCGCCATGGCTACATCGGAGTCTTCAACCGGTCGCAGTACGAGGACGTTCTTGCGGCGCGTGTTCACAAACTGGTGCCCGCTCACATATGGAAAGAACGCTACGATCAGATCAATCGATTCGAGCGCCTGAAGACAGAACTCGGAACCGTGATTGTGAAATTCTTCCTTCACATCAGCAAAGACGAGCAGAAAAGAAGGCTTGAAGAACGTCTCGCCTCCCCGCAAAAGAACTGGAAATTTTCGGCTGCGGATGTTCGTGAACGCAAGTTGTGGGACGATTATCAGGATGCCTATGAAGACGTCCTCACGAAGTGCAGCACGAAATGGGCCCCTTGGTACCTCATACCGGCTAATCACAAGTGGTATCGCAACTGGATGGTTGCGCGAACGATCGTAGAGACGCTCGAAGCGATGGATCTGGAGTATCCGAGGCCGAAGGAAGACTTATCCAAAATTACCATCAAGTGATTGTGCTGTTGCCGACTGAGGCGGGCAAGGTGCTCCTGACTCTTCGGGGGACTGCAGTCGCCAAAATGTCAAATGTTGACGTTTGGCATTTCTCCTCAATACCGCGCGCTGGTCTCCCTCGGCTGGTCTTCTCCACGAAGCCAGACATACAAGGGCGCCCTCGGCGAGGGCGGCGGCCATGGGACGGCGATCTTGAGGGTTTGTTCCTCCGGATTGCCCGGCATGGGCGTTGGAATTCCCTGAACCGGTTCGGACCCGGCGGAGCCCCATCCGGTCTTTTCGATCAACTGCAAACCCTGCCCGGTCACCACGGCAGCGTAACTGGTGTCGCCGACTTTTTCATCGGTTGGCGTGAAGCTGGTGATATGGGGAAGTCGGATGACCTGTCCCAGCACAAAGGGATCGGATGTGCCGGTTTCTTCTTCATTCACTTCTGCGATCAACTGGCATCCGGAATCTCCGACGACGCCGGGATCGACCGAAAGGAACAACGATCCATGCCCGGTGACATCCAGTTCCGCCGAGTCCTTTTTATCGCCCGGCATAACCGAGATTTTGTGCCGTGTATCGCCATCGCTGCTGCAGGCGAGGGTAACTGACGGGTGCGAATCGAGGTTTTGCGCCTGGAGGGCGAAGCTCACCGCAGTACCTGCCGGAATTTCACCATCGCGCAGCTCCACTCCGGATGCTCCGGCAAATGATTTCGTCGTCCGGCTTATCCGAGGCCGCGGGCCGGCGACTCTGGCGATGCCGTCGATTTTCAGCGGATTCTCCAGGCCGCTGACGAAGATTTCCGCGTTGATCAATTCGCCCTTCTTCGCAGACGTCCCGAGCTTTGCAGTCGCGGAGCGTTCATTGAGATCTTTCGCGTCTTCCGGAACGTCTGCCAATATCCATTCCGCTCGCGAACTGGTTATCTTCTGAATCCTTTCCAGGTGCGTTCCATGAAGAATGATGTGTTGCTGTGGTTCACCGGTATTGACGCGAAGCGGAATCTGCGTCATTTCGGGATTCGCCGGATGAACGGTAATCGGCACTTCGCCGGTAGCTCCATTCACCTGTTGGATAGCGAGCGAGTACGCTCCGGGAGCCAGCCCGGCGGTATCGATTTCAGCCTGCATCTCAGGTTGATTCCCCAGCCCCTTCCCCTTGGGAAGCGTGAATTCGAGCGCGACGGGTTTCCGCGACCGGCCCTTCTGCACAAGCGAAACCGAATCGACAAACTCAAAGTCCGTTCCCGTCAGCCGAACATCGACGGGCCCCGTTCCGGCAATCAATGCATCCGACGAATCCGGTGCGAGATGAACGCCGGCGATATTTCCCAGAGCATGAACCTCGACCTTTCCGTTGACTTTGAACAGCGTCCAGTCCCAGTTCGCCGCCAGCTGGTATTCCCCGGGCATCGGCTTCGCCCTGCCCAGGTCGAGAGCGATCGT contains:
- a CDS encoding c-type cytochrome: MTRACALITLCLAFAACSHVADAPPSPPSPYKLSGPIVSSKTTMVTAWYFPRNPLTDPSLDKSTLSNEIRWGFRIFTNTPQEAPQFAPGKMSCNNCHLNGGQRERSLPLVGVAGMFPEYNKRSGRLYSLGDRIVDCFVRSENATGASQEKLPATTSKEVLAVQAYLTWLARGFEIGKNPAWRGQNTIASSHLIPVAKLDIHRGEALFMEHCTNCHGENGQGVAIGDKKAGPLWGPDSWNDGAGAARVYTLAGIIRYSMPYLDPGKLSDEEAQQVAAFINSKPRPSYPFKQQDYRTEKLPVDSVYYERP
- a CDS encoding polyphosphate kinase 2 family protein — encoded protein: MTTHESRFRIRPSKKARLSKFDPADTRLMPDKALAETEIAKDILKLEELQQRLYAEHQRSLLVILQGMDAGGKDGTIKHVMSGLNPQACVVASFKVPAGEELEHDYLWRIERTMPRHGYIGVFNRSQYEDVLAARVHKLVPAHIWKERYDQINRFERLKTELGTVIVKFFLHISKDEQKRRLEERLASPQKNWKFSAADVRERKLWDDYQDAYEDVLTKCSTKWAPWYLIPANHKWYRNWMVARTIVETLEAMDLEYPRPKEDLSKITIK
- a CDS encoding zinc-dependent alcohol dehydrogenase family protein, with amino-acid sequence MRAMVLSQTKTPLDERRMPDPLPSKGEVVVRVEACAVCRTDLHEVDGELPNPKLPIIPGHEIVGRVLATGPQASRFQLGERVGIPWLARTCGVCPFCKAGMENLCDQPQFTGYTRDGGYAEFTTADERFCVPIPELYSDTEAAPLLCAGLIGYRSFIKTGDARRLGLYGFGAAAQLVAQVAVYQSREVYAFTREGDSDGQEFARSLGATWTGSSLELPPDHLDAAIIFAPAGSLVPQALRAVRKGGIVVCGGIHMSDIPQFPYELLWGERQVCSVANLTRKDADEFMAIAPKVPVRTHIEVFPLSEANEALQRLRSGQLRGAAVLVP
- the hisS gene encoding histidine--tRNA ligase, giving the protein MDLIQPRLSRGLRDLLPEDTLARQAMIDVVKGVYELYGFVPLTTPAIEYLDVLSGSGGKEIQESIFVVRNPEEEDLGLRFDHTVPLARVIAQYKDLPKPFRRYTVGPVWRADKPGPGRFREFLQFDLDAVGVQSEMADAEIIGGICDSLEALKVSNYQVRFSSRRVLNLLLTYASITPERAADVFRVIDKLEKIGIAKVRLELTTGYTDESGDKIAGLALSDSQVQQIEQFLQIRSASRAEVIKQLHDSFGVIPGAGPEIAVLEKMSHYLDVAGYHDDRVVIDLTIARGLAYYNGPVFETILLDAPQFGSVFSGGRYDDLVMRFLGERVPATGASMGVDRLLAALRFLDKVKLRKSTAKVLVTTFDPAMNDDYVAMTYELRRAGIQTEMYFGTDRAGKQIKFADKLEIPVVLLYGPDEKAKNVVTIKDMSIGRARAQQLTGSRDQWLQERPGQFEVPRENLAAAVKELLSKIGI